cgtccTTGTAAAATGAcgttacatataaaaaaaaaataaaaaaatcaatttaacaaatttgtaAGAGTTTGCAgattataaatgaagaaatcCAGTGTCAAATTTAATTGAAGGAATTAACGACTTGCggatatttataaacaagGACATGGTAAATTATTaagtgaaattaaataataataataataataataattataattataatgatgtaaaattattaacaattattttttgttttataaaatttcttgtaaaatttgttttcctttttttttttcttttcctttttcttcttcttcttctttttttttttttttctttaatctatctttattattcacAGGAATTTATTCATCTGGGGATAGGAAAGGAACCACATCATCATTTGCTCTCTCCTGCATACTACTGATTTAACGTTTGCATGACGTATAATTGaatatcagagagagagagagagagtggggagATCTCTAGCACATAAAGTGAAGCCTCGAATAAACTGTTTACAGTTTGCGTTCAGAACTAAGGATAGACGTTTAGACGGTGAGTCTCTtgcattatatttatctttctctctttttctctctctctctctctctcctatatTTTTCAACTAATacttatacaatataaataataattaattaaatattatatttattaaattaattatttcatttattgtaagttttatatttacatttattttgacTTCAGTCAAGATGCGATagtaaaaacaatgaaattttcataacATTTGTATTGTACAAttgttttttaacaaataattttttttctttttttttttattaagacaACCGAAGAACAAAGtaacattaatattgtttacaaTAAAACAACGTAGATTGTGCtttcaacaaaatatatattttcatttaaaataatatatatatatatcattgtatatatatatatatcatatatgtatatatacatatataatagatattcttgtaattaatttttctattaaaagaggaaagatcGAATAGGTCGAGGAAAGGTCGATCATAATcgtatgtaaattttttttcactgttttaaataattcacgtctatcaaaaaggaagaaaacataGTTAGAAGCGTAAATCAGAGGTCTTTGCTCTTCGATGCGTGTCCAAGGTCGAGTGAATCATCGAGTTTAATGTAAGCTCGGATATCATCGGAATCATCGGTAGAATCGCTTTGTTATGTAGTGTAAccaaatttcaattaatataggattttttttttgtttctatatatatataaacaattccctatttattatcttttatttgttatcttttaatttccaTTACTTTACCCgcatatttttcaatagatTTCAATAGAAACTTGATGAGAATTTAACAGTactttctaaaaaaataaaaatttatttgtttacttttaagagatgatattattttctttttttttttttcctaatctgttcactacattttattttcagaaGATGCTCTCGATCCTTTTCTATATTGCCCTAGCAGGGTGTTTAACACTTGCTAAAGCTCATACTTATCACATGGGTAGTTGTCCCATAGTAGAACCTATGCATGGATTTCAAATGAACAAGGTAATGATACTGATCGTTAAAAGACACTCTTTAATCACTGTGACATATTTagacatattaattatatgaaattgtaGTTTCTAGGAATCTGGTATGTCATTCAGAAAACATCTACGGCAAGTAGATGCATTTCTTACAATTATACTCGTGGCGAAGAACCAGGAGAATACTTGATAACTCAAGATTCTGATCATCCTATATTAGGTGAgtttaattgttatatttactataatatatatatatatatatgtcaataattatattcaacaTTACTGGTATccttattagaaaatttagatgattcttatattcattataacaatatatataaatataatattttatagttatatttaacattattggaaaagtttttatagattaaaaaataagaataatacgtGAACCCTAGTCGGTTTGATAAAAGCATGTCAATAGGATAAATGTTTTTCAAGTGGGATGAATTATCCGTAATTGtgtgatctctctctctctctctctctctgtctttttataCAGGTCTTACACCACTGAAACATGAGTATCACTATACCGGTGAATTGAGTGTACCAGAACTTAGTACTCCAGCTCGAATGCAAGTTAACTTCCCTCTTAGTaagtaaatgaaattaatggaTTATTAGATAAGgaaaacatattaaaatatatatatatatataaataaatctgattcattgaaaagatttggaagcaaatattgaaataatattttttattttcctttttttttttttttcttcttgtaggTATAGCAGGTACAGCATCTCACATAATCTTTACTACAGATTATGACAATTATGCTGGGATATTCACTTGTCAGAAATTAGCTTTTGCCCATCGACAAAGTGCAACTATACTTTCAAGACGTCGTGATCTTGACAAGAGTATTATCGATAGGATAAAAGGACAATTGTCAGGTTACGGAATAGATCCTTATGATCTTAGTATTATTTCTCAAAATGGTTGTCCACGGGATAATGATACTCTCGACATAAATATCGATCCTAATACTTTCACCGCTGAAAGCTTTGGCAGTGCCGTACGTAAAGCTGGCGAAAAGCTTGGCGATGGTGTACAATGGGTTGCACATGCTGGTAGTAAAGTTTATCATAAGATAACTGGTACTGAGGAAAGTACAACATCGAAACCAGAGAATACGCATAGAGTTATACCAGTTATAAGAGATTCTGGAAAATACGAGACTAACGAAGTCGAATGGATTCcataaaaattttagaaatgattgttaacttgaaaaaagaaaaagaaaagaaatgatattagtaaatttctattcttttttcattttttattttattctgtttttttatgcttcttatatatcaatataaaagaaataagacatgaaaagaaaggaatggaagaaagaaagaaagaaagaaagaaagaaaaaaaaagacgtgtCAAGATGGTACAAGCTtgtaatttcaattttgtaagaaaatatatacgcgTAATATCAGATTAAGTAGATTAGAAATACCAACATTGAGATGTATCTTCTCGTAggatatataaacaaaaataataatactttaaacacaaaataatattatcgtgttattttgtatatatatatatatatgtgtgtgtgtccaactaatcgatttaatatcaaagatttcaatggaaatcttttttaatctaactTATCGTAGAGtaagttaaatgaaaaaaaaaaaaaaaaattagtactCATAGTGTCAGGTTAgtcaatgagaaaaaaattgttcacgTTTTGTTCaatgaacgaaaaaatgataagaaaaatatctcgtTGAAgtaaactctttctctctctctctctctctctctctcttgtgttttctctctctctctctctcttgtgttttctctctctctctctctctctctctctctccccctccttttcttccttactGTTTCGTAAAAGtcagaaaataatttgtttagaaaaaatatgatatattatctttatcaatcGATTATATGAACTTTAAATGTCAAATCACGCCTATTTGCAATGTTATAGATGCTTATAAACATTCGTCACGTGATTAAACTCCCCTAATACATGCGATATGTGCTGTTCACGAATATTAGTATCCTGACGTTCGAACGTACGGATCAGTCCGTTAGCAACCGCTGAAGAGTGACTAACAGAAATTTTTCGTGCTCTTgcggaaggaaaagaatttcgaAGTGGACAACTTGATTTGTTGAAGTTAACGTGAGTCgtagagaaaacaaaaaagaaaaaaaaaagaaaaaaaaaaaaaacaaaaggaaaaagcaaaacaagAAGATCGAACACTTCTCACCTGATATCGATAGAATTTTTCAAgggaatattaattaacattaataaaaacgtaaattaattgtatcttgattcgattcgaataatcctttgttttgtttttattttcgttcttctctcttttttttttttttcttttctctagaAACAATTCCAACaggaattgttttttttttttttttttgtacacaGTGTCAACAGATGAtgtatgatttaataataatgattacgtATGTATCAGTTTTATTAGTAtgatcgtttgtttttttttttaattgttcctttttttttcttttttttttttttaaattagacacttttattttgtacttttgtatacacatgtatgtgGTAACAAAATTTATGTCCTGTGTTCAACGACtgtatgttaattatattggtatgagattttttttttttttttttttttttctttctttttgttcattttattaagTTTTAAACACGTCGAACACTTCAttcaattattcaattaaataaatgactgatgattattaattaataacacgttggatattattttgtaagtattttttttttttttttgttaacgccagattttttttttcctttttttcttttttttttttaatatttcgtaagATGTATTTGCAACGAAGTTTTCTTTTGACGATTTTATATGGAACgagaaagtttattattatcatcatcattattattattattattattattattggtgataattaattattgatgataaattagaatattaaattagaGACATAGTGTACAATGTACGTATGACTGTTAGACTGATTATTGCGCACTGCACCACTACCCTAGTACTTTTAAGGGTTGCGCAGGTCAGTTTTTATCCACCTACGTATATTGGATCTCTCAGCTCCTTTTCCAAACCTtatgacatttttatttctacgattTTCTTGAGtcgatcatttttctctcactctctctctttctctctttaatatcaattaattaataagctATTGTTATCTCAATTTTTAAGAGCTAaggtcaattttatttaaataaaaatttagtaaaaagattaataaattctattcatAATCACAcgtcaaaatttttataatacgtaatttataaaaacaaatgtatttatttcattaaaatttaatttgggGATTTTAAGGgattggaaagagagagagagagagagagagagagagagagagagagagagagagagagagagaaagaggaatgttaataataacaaattaatgtAGAATCATTTGAATCAGTTGAAAGGAtagatggaaaataattagaatgaGTAGAGGCTTGATATTTCAaaagctttttatttctttgaattattccgaaatttattgatttcttttattttcatttttttatttttttaattaaaaaaattttttttttattgttattattattattacgactttatctgtatatatttttattatattattaattatttcattgttattaatttaatgcTCGTCTtcacttttaaattattctcatgtcacttaattattattttttcgatcaattttttttttttttgcatcttCGTCTCACTAtcaactttttgtttttatttctatttgtcttttttttttcttttcttcttcttctcctttttttttttttttttttgtttaagtaTCGTCGTGCATTATCATTGATATGTTTGTACATTCTTTGGTCGAGAAGACGTCAAATCGATGACATTAAAAAAACTTTAGAGAAGAAAGTTAACATTTCATATCGTATTATCGATTTGAGTTCAATTTACATGTGTTTTCAGTGACCTCCAGTGAAAAACAGTAGATTAGACTTTGCCTATCGATTTGCGTATCGTTTTGCAAAGTTTCTTGCTTTACGAAtgaacatatatttaaatcaacatatttaacatttttatatattttgatattttataaaattaattcttatttcacaataatatttcacaataatatatatatatatatcctttttttaaattattgtttaacaataatcatcgatcatcatcgatcatcattggttattattaacaaacatcgatttatcattgttatttatcattattcatcggcattatttttctcgtaataATCGATTAGATTCGTCCAGGTTCAAGGCACAAGTTCGTCAATAAGAGTTGATTGTGTGACCCACATTTCTCGTAAGAGTTAATACAATATCAACGATGTTCCCGTTTCAATGTAGTGATTTCAGGATCAGTCAATCGAATTAGGACGATTCAATCGTAGTCACGTTTAACAGGGTCAATATCGagagtaatttttatatcaagtGACCCTACCGAacgatttcaatattttaaattcgacgatgaataattgtattactttttttctttttttttttttttcgatgaaatattattatttgaagaaaaaaaaaaaaaagaaaaaaaaaaggaagaaaagaaaaattccagaaaaataaagatttgaaaaagaaaaaatatatattgaaaattataatatttatataattaatatcttaaaaaaattttaataacacgaaaaggaatgatttataaattgtattatgtaaatatatgtgtacatatatatatatatatatttattttttatttcttttcttttctcttcttttttttttcttcttcttttttataattaaattcttcttcACTATAATCATCCTCGGAGAACACTAATATGTCATCGTTGTATTAGAATGTCTATGACCTTCGTTGAAGGAAATCGACGAAAGTTATGCTTTtaaattgattgaaaaatttttcaatatctttagaataattttcgatatcaatcattaataaaattcattagtTCATCGATTAGTTTCTCAcaattatattgtttaatttattttcgtaataacaATTTGACACTTAATTGTCCTGAAATGTGTAagtaaatcgaaaaaaaaaaaaaaaaaaaaaaaaaaaaaaaaaaagaaaaaaaagtacttttttcaatttttgttaCGAACTTTTACG
This DNA window, taken from Vespa velutina chromosome 12, iVesVel2.1, whole genome shotgun sequence, encodes the following:
- the LOC124953425 gene encoding apolipoprotein D-like, with the protein product MLSILFYIALAGCLTLAKAHTYHMGSCPIVEPMHGFQMNKFLGIWYVIQKTSTASRCISYNYTRGEEPGEYLITQDSDHPILGLTPLKHEYHYTGELSVPELSTPARMQVNFPLSIAGTASHIIFTTDYDNYAGIFTCQKLAFAHRQSATILSRRRDLDKSIIDRIKGQLSGYGIDPYDLSIISQNGCPRDNDTLDINIDPNTFTAESFGSAVRKAGEKLGDGVQWVAHAGSKVYHKITGTEESTTSKPENTHRVIPVIRDSGKYETNEVEWIP